A genomic stretch from Seriola aureovittata isolate HTS-2021-v1 ecotype China chromosome 13, ASM2101889v1, whole genome shotgun sequence includes:
- the golga5 gene encoding golgin subfamily A member 5 yields MSWFTDLAGKAEDFLNKVDQGAATALSKSQERTSSFSSPYEGESTVKPEYNTEGYKADTAVNYASSHDAIGFISAAASNIKRSNATLLAGTANVAGTPSGSGSSANNSAKTSSGFVRPRKSEQDVDDDMLFDFLNSSEPPASNRRDSRRELMKVAVPVTEAENPTPPPSTTPHAIPSAPSTPPSTRGVSRASSLSSLSAHSIKTSEESSAKEQGQDTSESSDSGLPVPQESGRQEPPPPAEEPQSQILSSLRLENQLLRSEVSSLNHEMASVIQRAKDLQDELNQARLRADKWNSEQCHTDRTLRELRSQVDDLTEALSAKDGQLAVLKIRLDEADQLLKSRSAALEEAQKERSRIVQDHTEGSSMQSQALETIQERLRESDLAVRREQDSYRQMQSEYAGRLSKLEAERQTLAETVTAAERRAAEEKLRVDDLHQQLKSAKAAAESAKQELQDYKHKASRILQSKEKLISSLKEGSGLDTLDGSGAMALELEEVRHEKELQREEIQKLQGQVHTLRTEIQDLETQALTEADAWREQQVQLQEQQALQNRVKQEVEAEAERYKQELQYLEEENHRAKTTLQSRIKDREDEIQKLRNQLTNKTLSSSSQTELENRLHQLTETLIQKQTMLEALGTEKSSLVFQLERLEQQLKNAQGGQSGGPAINMSGLEGPVARQRNTPVLFSDQESPGVYGKVRKAASTIDRFSIRLGIFLRRYPMARVFVILYMAVLHLWVMIVLLTYTPEMHHGHPDGR; encoded by the exons ATGTCCTGGTTTACTGACTTGGCTGGGAAAGCTGAAGACTTCTTGAATAAAGTGGACCAGGGAGCTGCCACCGCCCTGAGCAAAAGCCAGGAGAGAACCTCCTCCTTTTCGTCGCCCTACGAAGGAGAATCCACCGTCAAACCTGAGTACAACACTGAAGGGTACAAGGCCGACACAGCTGTGAACTATGCATCCTCCCACGATGCAATAGGCTTCATCTCCGCAGCAGCCAGCAACATCAAGAGATCCAATGCAACCTTGCTGGCTGGCACAGCCAACGTGGCCGGTACCCCGTCTGGTTCTGGCAGCAGCGCTAACAACTCTGCCAAGACGTCATCTGGCTTTGTGAGGCCCAGAAAGAGCGAGCAGGACGTGGACGATGACATGCTCTTTGACTTTTTGAACAGCTCCGAGCCTCCGGCCAGCAACAGGAGGGATTCAAGAAGGGAACTTATGAAAGTGGCAGTTCCAGTTACAGAGGCCGAAAACCCAACaccccctccatccaccactCCTCACGCCATCCCCTCAGCCCCGTCCACACCCCCCTCGACCCGCGGAGTATCCAGGGCCTCGAGCCTGAGCTCGCTGTCTGCTCACAGCATCAAAACGTCAGAGGAGAGCTCTGCTAAAGAGCAAGGCCAAG ACACATCTGAGAGCTCAGACTCGGGCTTGCCTGTCCCTCAGGAGTCCGGCAGGCaggagcctcctcctcctgcagaggaGCCACAGAGCCAGATCCTGTCCAGTCTGCGTCTGGAGAACCAGCTGCTGCGCAGTGAAGTGTCCTCCCTCAACCACGAGATGGCTTCAGTCATCCAGAGAGCAAAAGACCTGCAGGACG AATTGAACCAGGCAAGACTACGAGCTGACAAATGGAACTCGGAGCAGTGTCATACTGACCGAACGTTACGGGAACTTCGGTCACAGGTCGACGACCTGACGGAGGCGCTTTCAGCCAAAGACGGTCAGCTGGCGGTGCTGAAAATCAGACTGGATGAAGCCGATCAGCTGCTGAAGTCCCGCAGTGCTGCACTAGAGGAGGCACAGAAGGAAAGGTCAAG aATTGTGCAGGACCACACAGAAGGGAGCAGCATGCAGTCCCAAGCTCTCGAGACGATCCAGGAGAGGCTGCGAGAGTCGGACCTGGCTGTCAGGAGGGAGCAGGACAGCTACCGGCAGATGCAG AGTGAGTATGCTGGTCGACTGTCCAAGCTGGAGGCTGAGAGGCAGACCCTTGCAGAGACGGTAACTGCAGCGGAGCGACGAGCCGCAGAGGAGAAGCTCAGGGTCGACGacctccaccagcagctgaaaagtgccaaagctgcagctgagtcTGCCAAGCAAGAGTTACAGGACTACAAGCACAAAGCTTCACGCATCCTACAA TCTAAAGAGAAGCTGATCAGCAGTCTGAAGGAGGGATCTGGTCTGGACACGCTGGACGGGAGCGGCGCCATGGctctggagctggaggaagTGCGTCACGAGAAGGAGTTACAGAGGGAGGAGATCCAAAAACTGCAGGGGCAAGTGCACACACTTCGAACGGAGATACAG gatTTGGAGACTCAGGCCCTGACGGAGGCAGACGCGTGGCGGGAGCAGCAGGTGCAGTTACAGGAGCAACAGGCTTTACAGAACAGggttaaacaggaagtggaggctGAGGCTGAGCGCTACAAACAG GAGCTGCAGTACCTGGAGGAAGAGAACCATCGAGCCAAAACAACTCTGCAAAGTCGaatcaaagacagagaggatgaaATCCAAAAACTCAGGAACCAG TTGACCAACAAgactctgagcagcagcagccaaacagAGCTGGAGAATCGCCTCCACCAGCTGACGGAGACGCTGATCCAGAAGCAGACGATGCTGGAGGCTCTGGGCACAGAGAAAAGCTCGCTGGTCTTCCAGCTGGAGCgtctggagcagcagctgaagaacGCTCAGGGAGGACAAAGCGGAGGGCCGGCCATCAACATGAGCGGCCTGGAGGGGCCAG TAGCGCGGCAGAGAAACACACCGGTCCTCTTCAGTGATCAGGAGAGTCCAGGAGTTTACGGTAAAGTGCGTAAGGCAGCCAGCACCATCGACCGTTTCAG CATCAGACTTGGAATCTTCCTGAGACGTTACCCGATGGCCAGAGTTTTCGTTATCCTGTACATG GCGGTTCTGCACCTGTGGGTCATGATCGTTCTCCTGACTTACACACCAGAAATGCACCATGGTCATCCTGACGGAAGATAG